In one window of Desulfonatronum thioautotrophicum DNA:
- a CDS encoding diguanylate cyclase domain-containing protein, with protein sequence MFIKTPDSPASQMRLERQDLIILESELRQAMACFLSFSSYGLYFPSHPPQDMLVSDGAGQRIVPVFHAKEKKALLPLHRHGELLGIFVARNVSGKVTKNTLHLWSCLCDQIMDNLLLHKKTQVDPLTGLANAACLEENLAREIRLVHRGLWPDTPACLEEGVSEYSASVGLIFLDVDGFSRINERWGYRFGDHVLQQLGRMVARTAPEQAICARLREDTLAISFSGATAAKCHQLAKTFAHEAAAVYCENAINGERLQLSVSQGYVTYPQDFHGRQLRRSVREQTGVMLEKARRALRDAQEQGPGGIQGFSGILRESGMILDVLPMNRILVSLGRSVDAREGQRFLVWAAQSALPGGEPDDMEVTGEHGPEERICKAEIQLVDVLGETSVAEVVLQHDPGCALMPQDQLTILAPGVRQDVPGRSSGAEPGPAGRSASGLAQVPNIGEDEHRSALESQTQALLQVSDFSRYWTFFRQLHSRFAVMLIYLETNSIASGRLNHDDVEHMVRKLGELAAQGLGPDAVLGRFSFSTMACLIPDLGTEELETAARNLVRIAGESLRCAVSIGLAEYPYLHFSKADVLDNCRKALEHALMLPAPTAVAFCSTSLTVSADRAFSSGDIYSAVEEYKVALLADETNLLARNSLGVCYARLAKYGDALAQFSEVLRRDSGDIMATYNQGHTLLKQGEGDLARQAFERCLELDTQHVFSLIRLGQLAEQRNDLAIARDRYHRALLVPGGEGVTHRHLARLEMAEGNLEQAREHLHQALVHNPKDALAMHLLASMYLEHGDDPEIAETLARQSVALRPEVDAYWNVLARILERQGKTEEAAQAREQGDSPAC encoded by the coding sequence ATGTTTATCAAGACCCCAGACTCTCCTGCTTCACAAATGCGCCTTGAGCGTCAGGATTTGATCATCCTGGAATCCGAACTGCGCCAGGCCATGGCCTGTTTTCTCAGCTTTTCTTCCTATGGGCTGTATTTTCCGTCCCACCCACCCCAGGACATGCTGGTCAGTGACGGCGCCGGACAACGCATTGTTCCCGTTTTCCATGCCAAGGAGAAGAAAGCCCTGCTTCCCCTGCATCGCCATGGAGAGTTGCTGGGCATTTTCGTCGCCCGCAACGTATCTGGAAAAGTTACCAAAAATACGTTGCATCTCTGGTCGTGCTTGTGTGACCAGATCATGGACAACCTGCTTTTGCACAAAAAAACTCAGGTTGATCCGTTGACGGGTCTGGCCAATGCGGCCTGTTTGGAGGAAAACTTGGCCCGTGAAATCCGTCTGGTGCATCGTGGTCTGTGGCCGGATACCCCGGCCTGTCTGGAAGAGGGGGTGTCCGAATACAGTGCCAGTGTGGGCTTGATCTTTCTGGATGTGGATGGTTTTTCCAGAATTAATGAGCGCTGGGGATATCGTTTTGGCGACCACGTTCTGCAGCAATTGGGGAGGATGGTTGCACGTACGGCCCCGGAACAGGCCATTTGCGCACGGCTGCGGGAAGATACCCTGGCAATCAGTTTTTCCGGGGCGACAGCTGCAAAATGCCATCAGTTGGCGAAGACCTTTGCCCACGAGGCCGCGGCAGTGTACTGCGAAAATGCCATCAACGGAGAACGGCTCCAGCTGTCCGTCAGCCAGGGGTACGTCACCTATCCCCAAGACTTTCACGGACGGCAGTTGCGAAGGTCGGTGCGGGAACAGACCGGGGTGATGTTGGAAAAGGCTCGCCGCGCTCTCCGCGATGCCCAGGAGCAAGGTCCGGGGGGGATTCAGGGGTTTTCGGGTATTCTCCGGGAAAGTGGGATGATTCTGGACGTGCTCCCCATGAACCGGATCCTGGTGAGTCTCGGTCGTTCCGTGGATGCCCGTGAGGGACAACGTTTTTTGGTTTGGGCCGCTCAGAGTGCCTTGCCCGGTGGAGAGCCGGACGACATGGAGGTGACTGGAGAGCACGGGCCGGAGGAGAGGATCTGCAAAGCCGAGATCCAACTGGTTGACGTGCTCGGCGAAACCTCCGTGGCCGAGGTTGTGCTGCAGCATGACCCTGGATGTGCGCTAATGCCCCAAGACCAGTTGACTATTCTTGCCCCTGGGGTTCGCCAGGACGTTCCAGGCCGAAGCAGCGGGGCGGAGCCTGGTCCTGCGGGAAGGAGCGCCTCGGGATTGGCGCAGGTTCCAAACATTGGGGAAGACGAACACCGATCAGCGCTTGAAAGCCAAACCCAGGCTCTGTTGCAAGTCAGCGATTTTTCAAGATACTGGACGTTCTTTCGCCAGTTGCATTCCCGTTTTGCCGTCATGCTTATCTATCTGGAAACCAATTCCATTGCCTCGGGGCGACTAAACCACGACGATGTGGAGCATATGGTGCGGAAACTGGGCGAACTGGCGGCCCAGGGATTGGGGCCGGATGCGGTTCTCGGACGGTTCAGCTTTAGCACGATGGCCTGCCTGATTCCGGATCTAGGTACCGAGGAATTGGAGACCGCGGCACGAAACCTGGTTCGGATTGCCGGCGAAAGTCTGCGCTGTGCGGTCTCTATCGGCCTGGCCGAGTATCCCTACCTGCATTTCAGCAAGGCAGATGTTTTGGATAACTGCCGCAAGGCCCTGGAGCATGCGCTGATGCTGCCCGCGCCTACCGCGGTGGCCTTTTGCTCCACCTCCCTGACGGTCAGCGCGGACCGGGCCTTTTCCAGCGGGGACATCTACTCCGCCGTGGAGGAGTACAAAGTGGCTCTGCTGGCGGACGAAACCAACCTCCTGGCCAGAAATTCCCTGGGCGTGTGCTATGCCCGGCTGGCGAAATATGGCGACGCCCTGGCCCAGTTCTCGGAAGTCCTCCGTCGGGACTCTGGTGACATCATGGCCACCTACAATCAGGGCCATACATTGCTGAAACAGGGGGAGGGGGATCTTGCCCGCCAAGCCTTTGAACGTTGTCTGGAACTGGATACTCAGCATGTCTTCAGCTTGATCCGCCTGGGGCAGTTGGCCGAGCAGCGCAATGATCTGGCCATTGCCAGGGATCGCTACCATCGAGCCCTCTTGGTTCCCGGGGGGGAAGGCGTCACGCATCGGCATCTGGCCCGACTGGAAATGGCAGAAGGCAATCTGGAGCAGGCCCGGGAACATCTTCACCAAGCCTTGGTGCATAACCCCAAGGATGCTTTGGCCATGCATCTGCTGGCCTCGATGTATCTCGAGCACGGCGATGATCCGGAAATCGCGGAAACCTTGGCCAGACAGAGCGTGGCCCTCCGCCCGGAAGTGGATGCGTACTGGAACGTGTTGGCCAGGATTCTGGAACGTCAGGGCAAAACCGAGGAAGCCGCACAGGCCAGGGAGCAGGGTGATTCGCCGGCATGTTGA
- the selA gene encoding L-seryl-tRNA(Sec) selenium transferase, translating into MSELYRLLPSVDLILQRISESGRHAHLPRPLLKDLVNVHLGQLRADIRSGKLTASEELRWPALEGPLHAFLDRTSRPHFRRVINATGVVVHTNLGRSLLARQAVQAVTEACAHYSNLEFSLDTGQRGSRYTHVEELLCRLTGAEAGLVVNNNAAAVLLMLDTLAKGREVVVSRGQLVEIGGSFRIPDVMARSGAVLREVGATNRTHLHDYERAITPETAALLKVHASNYRIIGFHKEVSLREMVALGDQHGLPVLDDLGSGNFFDFTPYGLGHEPTVQEAVAAGAAVVTFSGDKVLGGPQAGIIVGRRAYIEPIKKNPMNRALRIDKMTLAALEATLRLYLDPELARREIPTLRMITATPDELRRRANKLARSLRRTLGQSAKVVLLPGSSRVGGGAYPEQDLPTTLVGIHPIVHALGVETVRDRLLDVDPPLVGRIEHDAFCLDPRTLSDAEHALAAQVLASVLHP; encoded by the coding sequence ATGTCTGAACTCTACCGTCTGCTGCCCTCCGTGGACCTGATTCTGCAACGGATCTCGGAATCCGGTCGTCATGCGCACCTGCCGCGCCCTCTGCTCAAGGATCTCGTCAATGTGCACCTGGGCCAATTGCGAGCGGATATTCGTAGCGGCAAACTGACCGCCTCCGAAGAACTGCGCTGGCCAGCCTTGGAGGGACCGCTGCACGCTTTTCTGGATCGGACGTCCAGGCCGCATTTCCGACGGGTGATCAACGCCACGGGCGTCGTGGTGCACACCAACCTGGGGCGCTCGCTGCTGGCCCGCCAGGCCGTTCAGGCCGTGACCGAAGCTTGCGCCCATTACTCCAATTTGGAATTCTCCCTGGATACAGGACAACGCGGCAGCCGATACACCCATGTGGAGGAGCTGCTCTGCCGGCTGACCGGGGCCGAAGCCGGGCTGGTGGTGAACAACAACGCCGCGGCAGTGCTGCTGATGCTGGACACTCTGGCAAAAGGCCGGGAGGTGGTGGTTTCGCGGGGACAGCTGGTGGAAATCGGCGGATCGTTTCGCATCCCGGACGTGATGGCCAGGAGCGGGGCCGTACTGCGGGAAGTGGGGGCCACCAACCGCACCCACCTTCATGACTACGAGCGGGCGATTACTCCGGAAACCGCGGCGTTGCTGAAAGTGCATGCCTCAAACTACCGGATCATCGGCTTTCACAAGGAAGTCAGTCTGCGGGAGATGGTCGCATTGGGCGACCAGCACGGCCTGCCCGTTTTGGATGATCTGGGCAGCGGCAATTTCTTCGACTTCACACCCTATGGCCTGGGACACGAGCCTACTGTTCAGGAGGCCGTCGCGGCCGGTGCGGCAGTGGTCACTTTCAGTGGAGACAAGGTTCTCGGTGGACCACAGGCTGGGATCATCGTCGGCCGCAGGGCCTACATCGAGCCGATCAAGAAGAACCCCATGAACCGAGCGCTGCGCATTGACAAAATGACTCTGGCCGCCTTGGAGGCCACCTTGCGTCTTTATCTTGACCCGGAACTTGCCCGCCGGGAAATCCCAACGTTGCGGATGATTACGGCCACACCGGACGAACTGCGCCGTCGGGCGAACAAATTGGCCCGTTCTCTTCGCCGCACTCTGGGTCAATCCGCCAAAGTTGTTTTGCTGCCAGGATCTTCCCGCGTGGGTGGCGGCGCGTATCCGGAGCAGGATCTGCCGACGACGCTGGTCGGAATCCACCCAATCGTCCATGCGCTTGGCGTCGAGACGGTCCGCGATCGTCTTTTGGATGTCGACCCGCCGCTGGTCGGTCGCATCGAACACGACGCGTTCTGTCTCGATCCACGAACCCTTTCCGATGCCGAACATGCTCTGGCGGCTCAGGTTCTGGCCAGCGTGCTCCACCCCTGA
- a CDS encoding bifunctional folylpolyglutamate synthase/dihydrofolate synthase, which yields MFHMHLGLGRMREAADRLNLAGMPACLAQVVGTNGKGSTAYYLAQIALEHGFSTGLFTSPHFLTLRERIRINGKIASEETILGWANTAQAACADLGLTYFETITLIAMVGFSAEHVDLIVLEAGLGGRNDATSTWHPDLLLITPIGLDHERIIGPGLENIVQDKAGAIKSGTLAISGPQTATVRDLLAQEAEGKAVAVHTSDDIPEVDWKAAGAPALPGPHQRDNARLALAGWAALAQRQGWPVRPDACALALSSKAWPGRLQRIPATPVSCPEDSPENSHEKAIGNAREFILDGAHNPSALEALKIALDNLAVCPRTVIFTCMQDKNLDHMAPLVRQLTSGPIFVPELPTHHRCRPAHEVVQALGPQAQATSDPATALARAASVAALTDGPVLICGSLYLLAEIYALQPEWLDA from the coding sequence ATGTTCCACATGCACTTGGGTCTTGGCCGGATGCGTGAGGCAGCGGACCGGCTGAACCTGGCCGGGATGCCGGCATGTCTGGCCCAGGTGGTCGGGACCAACGGCAAAGGCTCCACCGCCTATTATTTGGCCCAAATTGCCCTCGAACACGGCTTTTCCACGGGATTGTTCACATCACCCCACTTTTTGACCCTCAGAGAACGCATCCGGATCAACGGCAAAATAGCCTCGGAAGAAACTATCCTGGGCTGGGCCAATACCGCTCAGGCGGCATGCGCGGATCTTGGGCTGACTTATTTTGAAACTATCACCTTGATCGCCATGGTCGGTTTCAGCGCCGAACATGTCGATCTGATCGTCCTTGAAGCCGGGCTGGGTGGGCGTAACGACGCCACCTCCACGTGGCACCCGGATCTGCTGCTGATCACACCCATTGGCCTGGACCACGAACGGATCATCGGCCCTGGCTTGGAAAACATCGTCCAGGACAAGGCCGGGGCCATCAAATCCGGAACCCTGGCCATTTCCGGCCCCCAGACCGCCACTGTCCGCGACCTGTTGGCCCAGGAAGCAGAGGGTAAGGCAGTCGCGGTGCACACGTCCGACGATATCCCTGAAGTGGACTGGAAAGCCGCTGGTGCACCCGCGCTGCCAGGTCCGCATCAGCGCGACAACGCCCGCCTGGCCCTGGCGGGATGGGCGGCCCTGGCCCAACGTCAGGGTTGGCCCGTGCGACCGGATGCCTGCGCCTTGGCCCTGAGCTCCAAGGCCTGGCCGGGCCGACTGCAACGCATCCCCGCAACACCGGTATCCTGCCCGGAGGATTCTCCAGAAAACTCTCATGAGAAGGCCATAGGGAATGCCCGGGAGTTCATTCTGGACGGTGCCCATAATCCCTCAGCGCTGGAAGCACTAAAAATTGCCTTGGACAACCTGGCTGTTTGCCCTCGGACAGTGATCTTCACCTGCATGCAGGACAAAAACCTCGACCACATGGCCCCCCTTGTCCGGCAATTGACATCCGGGCCGATCTTTGTTCCTGAACTGCCCACGCACCACCGATGTCGCCCGGCCCACGAGGTCGTCCAGGCTCTTGGCCCGCAAGCTCAGGCTACTTCCGACCCGGCAACGGCCCTGGCCCGTGCGGCATCCGTCGCCGCGTTAACTGACGGTCCTGTTCTGATTTGCGGCTCACTCTACCTGCTGGCGGAAATATATGCTCTTCAGCCGGAATGGCTGGACGCTTGA
- a CDS encoding 3',5'-cyclic-nucleotide phosphodiesterase: MHLHVLGCSGSDLPGYNLTSFLINKTILLDAGSVTSSMPLASQAEIQEILITHAHLDHIKDILFLADNLIELVTRNEHGAVRVRGLAPVLESIRTHLLNDTIWPDFTVLPTFSNPVLAYAPMDPGVWVDMAGLRVVTIPVNHATAASGYLLLDPASGGHFAFTGDTGPTDPWWTFLNSLPFDLENLIIEASFPNAMEELALLSKHLTPKLLRAELDKLHARPKIYISHMKSTFSTEIQEQLHQALDGYMFHLLRDGEDIIF, encoded by the coding sequence ATGCACCTGCATGTTCTCGGTTGTTCGGGCTCGGACTTGCCCGGCTACAACCTGACCTCTTTTCTGATAAACAAAACCATCCTGCTGGACGCCGGTTCCGTGACTTCTTCCATGCCGTTGGCCAGTCAGGCCGAAATCCAGGAGATCCTGATCACCCACGCCCACCTGGATCACATCAAGGATATTCTCTTCCTGGCAGACAATCTGATCGAGTTGGTAACCCGCAACGAGCACGGCGCAGTGCGTGTCCGCGGCTTGGCCCCGGTGCTGGAAAGCATCCGCACCCATCTGCTCAACGACACGATCTGGCCGGACTTCACGGTTCTGCCGACCTTCTCCAACCCGGTCCTGGCGTATGCGCCGATGGATCCCGGCGTCTGGGTGGACATGGCCGGGTTGCGGGTGGTCACCATACCGGTCAACCATGCCACTGCCGCCTCCGGCTATCTGCTTCTGGATCCGGCCTCTGGTGGCCATTTCGCCTTCACCGGAGATACCGGGCCCACCGATCCCTGGTGGACCTTCCTGAATTCGCTGCCCTTTGACTTGGAAAACCTGATCATCGAAGCCTCGTTTCCCAACGCCATGGAGGAACTCGCCCTGCTTTCCAAGCACCTCACCCCGAAACTACTGCGTGCCGAGTTGGACAAATTGCACGCCCGGCCCAAAATCTACATCTCGCACATGAAGTCCACCTTCTCCACCGAGATCCAGGAGCAACTGCATCAGGCCCTTGATGGCTATATGTTTCACCTGTTGCGTGATGGCGAAGACATCATTTTCTGA
- the greA gene encoding transcription elongation factor GreA, producing the protein MDSIPISVEGFRKLELELDRLKQERPEVIEAIKVAREEGDLRENAGYEAARERQGMLEAKIKYIESRMAQFNVIDRKTLGGSRAAFGATVELEDLDTEEIKKYTLLGPDEAEPSEGSISIASPVGRALLGKEEGDEILVEAPRGKIRYEIISVSYQS; encoded by the coding sequence ATGGACTCAATCCCCATTTCCGTGGAAGGATTCAGAAAGCTTGAACTGGAGTTGGATCGGCTCAAACAGGAACGACCGGAAGTCATTGAAGCCATCAAGGTGGCTCGTGAAGAGGGTGATCTGCGGGAAAACGCGGGTTATGAGGCTGCCAGGGAGCGACAGGGCATGCTGGAGGCCAAAATCAAATACATTGAGTCGCGGATGGCGCAATTCAATGTGATTGACCGGAAGACCCTTGGTGGCTCTCGGGCCGCCTTTGGAGCCACTGTGGAACTGGAAGATTTGGATACCGAGGAGATCAAGAAGTATACCTTGCTTGGTCCTGACGAGGCGGAGCCCAGCGAGGGCAGCATTTCCATCGCCTCCCCCGTGGGCCGGGCCCTATTGGGCAAGGAAGAGGGTGACGAGATTCTGGTGGAGGCGCCTCGCGGGAAAATCCGGTACGAGATCATCTCGGTCAGCTATCAGAGCTGA
- the rlmD gene encoding 23S rRNA (uracil(1939)-C(5))-methyltransferase RlmD — protein MPVRDAGIQAGGDVQIGQELCLDVVKPVLGGDGLARHGGMAVFVPGALPGQRILARVSSVKARHARADLLEVLEQSAEYVQPSCPHFGSCGGCDWLHMDYARQLHWKRELVRESLRHLAAADIQVAPTIGSPRIHNYRNKMEFAAASRVAAGTGDTTHGLTANTSSVALGLRPRRLANAVVPIRSCALCPQVMIDVMVLVEQWAGKTGLPAYDPDTGRGFWRHLVVRQGADPGHVMLAVITSQDFRGQDSRDQDVGPSLAEYVANKLAGHSVTSLSVVHETRTDRALLAQGQRTVSVTGPKNLLHELGNQQLAISSRSFFQVNSGSAQKLLHVVADFAGLSEGETVWDLYCGVGAMALNLADKAGRVVGFETESQAVRDAQANARRNGITNCRFEAGDVSRTIPRILDGPSSQRPDVIVVDPPRAGMRADVVDQLLKIGAKKLILISCDPATLARDIKRLAASYGPCRVQPVDMFPHTSHIECVAELCPS, from the coding sequence ATGCCGGTCAGGGACGCCGGCATTCAGGCAGGGGGTGACGTGCAAATTGGGCAGGAACTGTGCCTGGACGTGGTCAAACCGGTGCTGGGTGGCGACGGATTGGCTCGGCACGGAGGCATGGCCGTGTTTGTGCCGGGCGCACTGCCTGGCCAGCGCATTCTGGCTCGCGTCTCCTCGGTCAAGGCCCGGCATGCCAGGGCGGACTTGCTGGAGGTTCTGGAACAGTCCGCGGAGTACGTCCAGCCCAGCTGCCCCCATTTCGGGTCTTGCGGGGGATGTGACTGGCTGCATATGGACTATGCCCGGCAGTTGCACTGGAAGCGGGAGCTGGTCCGGGAGTCGCTGCGTCACCTCGCTGCTGCGGATATCCAGGTGGCACCGACCATTGGCTCGCCGCGGATACACAACTACCGGAACAAGATGGAGTTTGCCGCGGCTTCCAGGGTCGCAGCCGGCACAGGCGATACGACCCATGGTCTTACCGCGAACACGTCCAGCGTGGCCCTGGGACTGCGTCCCCGGAGGCTGGCCAATGCGGTGGTTCCAATCCGCTCCTGCGCCCTGTGCCCCCAGGTCATGATTGACGTCATGGTTCTGGTCGAACAATGGGCCGGGAAAACAGGCCTGCCGGCCTATGATCCGGACACGGGCCGGGGCTTCTGGCGACACCTGGTTGTCCGACAGGGAGCCGATCCCGGCCATGTGATGCTTGCCGTGATCACCAGCCAGGATTTTCGGGGTCAGGACTCACGGGACCAGGATGTCGGACCAAGTCTTGCGGAGTACGTGGCGAACAAGTTGGCAGGGCATTCCGTGACGTCCCTTTCAGTGGTGCACGAGACGCGAACAGATCGTGCCCTGCTGGCCCAGGGACAACGGACTGTATCCGTCACTGGTCCGAAAAATCTGCTCCATGAACTGGGCAACCAGCAGCTCGCCATTTCCAGTCGGAGCTTTTTTCAAGTCAATTCCGGGTCTGCGCAAAAGCTCCTGCACGTCGTTGCGGACTTTGCCGGGCTGAGCGAAGGGGAAACCGTTTGGGATCTCTATTGCGGCGTGGGGGCCATGGCCCTGAATCTGGCCGACAAGGCGGGTCGGGTCGTAGGCTTTGAAACCGAATCACAAGCTGTCCGAGACGCCCAGGCCAATGCCCGGCGCAATGGGATAACCAACTGCCGCTTTGAAGCCGGAGATGTGAGCCGGACCATCCCCCGAATTCTCGACGGCCCTTCGTCCCAGCGTCCGGACGTGATCGTTGTTGATCCTCCCCGAGCCGGCATGCGGGCCGATGTTGTGGACCAGTTGCTGAAAATCGGCGCAAAAAAGCTGATCCTGATCTCCTGCGATCCGGCCACCCTGGCTCGGGACATCAAGCGGCTGGCCGCCAGCTATGGCCCGTGCCGGGTCCAACCAGTTGACATGTTCCCCCACACCTCGCATATCGAGTGCGTCGCGGAGTTGTGTCCTAGCTGA
- a CDS encoding O-antigen ligase family protein, translated as MTDNVRILRNSFYLIVLPLFLLQVRSSFFISLFRSPVFLATLAFLSYLWLSLFWSMETGAYVFYNEARTLVLMLLFLSVTAYYSSRIEHFTLLLSKYFAIIVGVTGIISLWWHYSTHSFIQLGGLESRAVAIGVFTYSLDSATTYGFVAVFLVFSLFLSRNAGQLFMWVASFSLLSILAFVGMTQSRGALLSIAVVVLLGLLWQRNKRLLFVVSVLAMVSVGIVLLSLFHPEGVVGKERSIAVRWEIWQSAMNVATERIWFGFGLNEHQKFLLSIFPGYQGLGYQGVAHSIYLENLIFGGIVGTLLLFLMAGLALRRALRVFAVSKDFLLPGLLFYTLLSGVFTGFLTLSKISPEWIHFWLPIGLIIGSEIRGQTQSALNMEQPSGTK; from the coding sequence ATGACGGACAATGTTCGAATACTCAGAAACAGCTTCTATTTGATCGTACTGCCCCTCTTTCTGCTTCAAGTCCGTAGCTCTTTTTTTATCAGTCTGTTTCGCTCACCCGTGTTTCTAGCCACCCTGGCCTTCCTCTCATATCTCTGGCTCAGTCTGTTCTGGTCCATGGAAACCGGGGCTTATGTCTTCTACAATGAGGCTCGGACGCTTGTCCTGATGTTGCTTTTCCTGAGCGTCACCGCATACTATTCCTCCAGGATTGAGCATTTCACCCTTCTTTTGTCCAAATACTTTGCCATAATTGTCGGCGTCACGGGGATTATCTCATTGTGGTGGCATTATTCCACGCACTCGTTCATTCAGCTAGGCGGCCTTGAAAGCAGGGCCGTAGCCATCGGCGTATTCACCTACTCCCTGGATTCCGCGACAACCTACGGTTTTGTCGCGGTATTTCTTGTTTTTTCGCTTTTTCTTTCCAGAAACGCCGGGCAATTGTTTATGTGGGTTGCTAGTTTCTCGCTGCTTTCGATTCTTGCCTTTGTCGGCATGACGCAAAGCCGTGGGGCTCTTTTAAGTATCGCCGTCGTCGTTCTTTTGGGGTTGCTGTGGCAGCGCAATAAGCGGCTTCTTTTCGTCGTCTCTGTTCTCGCCATGGTCAGTGTGGGCATTGTTCTACTCAGCCTGTTTCATCCGGAAGGAGTGGTCGGCAAGGAACGCAGCATCGCCGTGCGTTGGGAGATCTGGCAGTCGGCCATGAATGTGGCCACGGAAAGAATCTGGTTCGGGTTTGGCCTCAACGAACATCAAAAATTTCTACTCTCCATTTTTCCTGGATATCAGGGCCTCGGATACCAGGGGGTCGCTCACAGCATTTATCTGGAGAATCTTATTTTTGGGGGGATAGTCGGTACTCTTCTTCTTTTTCTCATGGCGGGCTTGGCCCTTCGCCGTGCATTGCGTGTTTTTGCCGTCAGCAAGGATTTCCTGCTTCCCGGGCTGCTTTTTTACACCCTGTTGTCCGGTGTATTTACCGGGTTTTTGACTCTCTCCAAAATATCTCCTGAATGGATTCATTTTTGGCTGCCCATCGGCCTGATCATTGGAAGCGAAATCCGCGGTCAAACTCAGTCTGCGCTCAACATGGAGCAACCCTCGGGCACCAAATGA
- a CDS encoding glycosyltransferase family 4 protein, which produces MNVLHIVGGKLTGGAARGAYWLHHGLKEIGVDSWILTNSRQTLGDDTVVSTSRTKMGRLLNKINLHIEALLLAPYAKRQRITFSTGLTGFDFTKTEVYHRAQVIHLHWINEGFINIRHLSKVNKPIIWTMRDMWSFTGGCHYTLSCEQYLSGCGRCPHLGSKTSADLSRLVWKRKRKFLPQRMHIVGISQWLSDCAQSSLLFQNFKIRTIQNNINIRDFFPIEKQMARRVLGLPLDRPVVLAGAQRLDDDFKGFPTFLKALGHLKGRPFLLFFGNLDRVSLNCLEHDHRHLGFLTEPVLLRLAYSAADVFVSSSHMEAFGKTLAEAMACGTPAVCFDATGPRDIVDHQVNGFRARPFFPEELAAGIDWVLDHSTPAVLARNAREKAERHFDSKVVSEIYSEIYNEVFLS; this is translated from the coding sequence TTGAACGTCTTGCATATTGTTGGCGGAAAGCTCACCGGAGGGGCTGCCAGGGGCGCTTACTGGTTGCATCATGGCTTGAAAGAAATCGGCGTGGACTCTTGGATCTTGACCAACAGCCGTCAAACTCTTGGCGACGACACAGTTGTTTCCACGTCCAGAACTAAAATGGGAAGGCTGCTGAACAAAATCAATCTGCATATTGAAGCGCTGTTGCTTGCTCCATACGCAAAAAGGCAGCGAATCACATTCAGTACTGGGTTGACTGGATTTGATTTTACAAAAACAGAAGTTTATCATCGAGCTCAAGTTATTCATCTGCACTGGATCAACGAGGGATTCATAAACATCCGGCATCTCAGCAAGGTCAACAAGCCCATAATCTGGACCATGCGTGACATGTGGTCATTCACGGGTGGGTGTCACTATACCCTGAGCTGCGAGCAGTATCTTTCCGGTTGCGGCAGATGTCCGCATCTTGGTAGTAAGACCAGCGCGGACTTGTCTCGTCTTGTCTGGAAAAGGAAGCGGAAATTTCTTCCGCAACGAATGCATATTGTCGGGATCAGTCAATGGTTGAGTGACTGCGCACAAAGCAGTCTTTTATTCCAAAATTTCAAGATTCGAACAATTCAGAACAATATCAACATCAGGGATTTTTTCCCTATCGAAAAGCAGATGGCGAGACGAGTTTTGGGGCTGCCCTTGGATAGGCCTGTCGTGCTTGCCGGTGCGCAAAGGCTTGACGATGACTTTAAAGGGTTCCCCACGTTTTTGAAAGCTCTCGGGCACCTGAAGGGTAGGCCTTTTCTTCTTTTTTTCGGCAATCTGGACCGGGTTTCCTTAAACTGTCTGGAGCACGATCACCGGCATCTCGGCTTCTTGACGGAGCCGGTATTGCTTCGCCTAGCCTACTCCGCCGCTGATGTCTTTGTGTCGTCATCCCACATGGAGGCTTTTGGAAAAACTCTGGCCGAAGCAATGGCTTGTGGCACTCCGGCAGTATGCTTCGATGCCACTGGACCCAGGGATATCGTTGACCACCAGGTCAATGGCTTTAGGGCCAGACCGTTTTTTCCGGAAGAACTCGCAGCCGGGATAGACTGGGTTTTGGATCATTCAACGCCTGCCGTCCTGGCCCGTAACGCCAGGGAAAAAGCCGAGCGTCATTTTGATAGTAAGGTGGTATCGGAAATTTATTCCGAGATATATAATGAAGTGTTTTTATCATGA